A part of Larkinella insperata genomic DNA contains:
- the porN gene encoding type IX secretion system ring protein PorN/GldN: protein MKQAGSVAVAAVLAVLAGGVAQAQEKESTKTNPLSVREISDSDIMMKKTLWRRVDLNEKQNQAMFSKNNQITKYLIDAVKAGVLVAYPNDSVSTPMDVSKFAEKLAVPDQAVALTAEEKAAGFGDEAKTDDGWGNATPKDKKPAAKQPVDDGWGTPTKTAKAQPADDGWGTPAPKKKTTAKNTKGKKGAKPAPVVPEPPKVDSAAMAKAASPFNSANERLADEYSVLDIKEDWVFDRKRSRLYFDIQTVGIIIPADKTPSGLEQPVAYFKYKDLDKLFRSDPKKFIWYNFQNQAQHKNLADAFDLRLFWGRIYKVSNPKDRDLIGQYGSEREGLMKSYQIEQELMEQEHSLWEY from the coding sequence ATGAAACAGGCGGGAAGTGTAGCAGTTGCTGCAGTGTTGGCAGTACTGGCAGGAGGGGTGGCACAAGCGCAGGAAAAGGAAAGCACCAAAACCAATCCGTTGTCGGTTCGGGAGATCAGTGACAGCGACATCATGATGAAGAAAACATTGTGGCGTCGGGTCGATCTTAACGAAAAGCAGAATCAGGCGATGTTCTCCAAGAACAATCAGATTACCAAATACCTGATTGACGCCGTTAAAGCGGGCGTTTTAGTAGCCTATCCTAACGATTCGGTGAGCACTCCGATGGATGTGAGTAAGTTTGCCGAAAAACTGGCTGTCCCCGATCAGGCAGTCGCGTTGACCGCTGAGGAAAAAGCCGCTGGTTTTGGCGATGAAGCAAAAACCGACGATGGTTGGGGAAACGCGACGCCAAAGGATAAAAAACCGGCTGCCAAGCAACCTGTAGATGATGGTTGGGGAACTCCGACCAAAACGGCAAAAGCGCAACCCGCAGATGACGGTTGGGGAACTCCCGCACCGAAAAAGAAAACGACCGCCAAAAATACGAAAGGAAAGAAAGGGGCTAAACCTGCACCGGTTGTACCCGAACCGCCTAAAGTTGATTCAGCAGCGATGGCAAAAGCGGCATCCCCTTTCAACAGCGCGAACGAACGCCTGGCTGATGAGTACAGCGTTTTGGATATTAAAGAAGACTGGGTTTTTGACCGTAAGCGTTCTCGCTTGTACTTCGATATTCAGACGGTCGGTATTATCATTCCGGCGGATAAAACTCCGTCAGGATTGGAGCAGCCGGTAGCTTACTTTAAGTACAAGGATCTGGATAAACTGTTCCGCAGCGATCCAAAGAAGTTTATCTGGTATAACTTCCAGAACCAGGCTCAACACAAAAACCTGGCCGACGCGTTCGACTTACGTTTATTCTGGGGCCGCATTTATAAAGTATCAAACCCGAAAGATCGGGACCTGATTGGTCAATACGGTAGCGAGCGGGAAGGCTTAATGAAGTCGTACCAAATCGAACAGGAATTGATGGAGCAGGAACATAGCTTGTGGGAATACTAG
- the uvrC gene encoding excinuclease ABC subunit UvrC, which produces MAEFDYKKELAKVPHEPGVYRYFDASGEVIYVGKAKDLKNRVSSYFVKSNQHDRKTQRLVSQIRKIEFTIVHTEFDALLLENQLIKRFQPRYNILLRDDKTYPFICVTNERFPRILTTRRIDRKMGTFYGPYAQLRPMYALLEMFSQLFTLRTCNLNLSPENVEAKKFKVCLEYHIGNCKGPCEGLISEEEYLKDIDQVHSILKGNVSPAQSYFKERMVEAASQLAFEQAQHYKEKLHVLQNFQSKSTVVNPKILDADVFTIASDESAAYINFMKVVNGTITQTNTVEVKKKLDEPDADLLTMLVVEFRTMYGSEAKEIITNIPLDADLKAEITVPQIGDKKKLLDMSLKNVLYFRRERAERAAAEATGNASRKDRVLIRLKQDLQLKTVPHRIECFDNSNIQGTNPVSAMVCFIDGKPSPKNYRHFSIKTVIGPNDFASMHEVVTRRYTRVLDEQAGLPDLIVIDGGKGQLSAACEALKELDLYGKVPIIGIAKRLEEIYFPEDSLPLYIDKKSESLKLIQRIRDEAHRFAITYHRDKRSRNSLISELENIEGIGKKTAAKLLKVFKGVKKIREAPIEDVATVVGNDKAQKIKEYFTTIDQ; this is translated from the coding sequence ATGGCTGAATTCGACTATAAAAAAGAATTAGCAAAGGTCCCGCACGAACCGGGGGTTTACCGGTATTTTGATGCATCTGGTGAAGTCATCTACGTAGGAAAGGCTAAAGATCTGAAAAATCGGGTTAGTAGCTATTTTGTCAAGTCCAATCAGCATGATCGTAAAACTCAGCGTCTGGTCAGCCAGATTCGTAAGATTGAATTTACGATTGTTCATACCGAATTCGACGCGCTGCTGCTGGAGAATCAGCTGATCAAACGGTTTCAGCCCCGCTATAACATTCTTCTGCGGGACGACAAAACGTATCCTTTCATCTGCGTCACAAACGAGCGTTTTCCCCGCATCCTGACGACCCGACGCATTGACCGGAAGATGGGCACCTTTTACGGACCCTACGCTCAACTAAGGCCTATGTACGCGTTGCTGGAGATGTTTAGCCAACTCTTCACACTCCGCACCTGCAACCTCAATCTGTCGCCCGAAAATGTTGAAGCGAAGAAATTTAAAGTTTGCCTGGAGTACCACATTGGTAACTGCAAAGGACCGTGCGAAGGGTTAATCAGTGAAGAAGAATACCTGAAGGATATCGACCAGGTGCATTCCATCCTGAAAGGAAACGTCTCGCCCGCCCAGAGTTACTTCAAGGAGCGAATGGTGGAAGCCGCCAGCCAGCTGGCATTTGAACAGGCTCAGCATTATAAAGAAAAGCTACATGTCCTGCAAAACTTTCAAAGCAAATCAACGGTTGTCAATCCCAAAATTCTGGATGCCGATGTGTTCACGATTGCCTCGGATGAGTCGGCGGCTTACATCAATTTCATGAAGGTGGTCAACGGAACGATCACCCAGACCAATACCGTCGAAGTTAAGAAAAAGCTGGACGAGCCTGATGCCGATCTGCTGACCATGCTGGTCGTAGAGTTTCGGACCATGTACGGCAGCGAGGCTAAAGAGATTATTACCAATATTCCGTTAGACGCTGATCTGAAAGCCGAGATCACTGTCCCCCAGATTGGCGACAAGAAGAAGCTGCTCGATATGTCGTTGAAAAATGTTCTGTATTTTCGGCGTGAGCGGGCCGAACGGGCGGCCGCTGAAGCAACCGGGAATGCCAGCCGAAAAGACCGGGTCTTGATTCGGCTGAAGCAGGACTTACAACTAAAGACGGTGCCGCATCGGATCGAGTGTTTTGATAACTCCAACATCCAGGGAACAAACCCGGTTTCGGCGATGGTCTGCTTCATCGACGGAAAACCATCGCCCAAAAATTACCGTCATTTTTCAATTAAAACCGTTATCGGTCCCAACGATTTTGCGTCCATGCACGAAGTGGTGACCCGCCGGTATACCCGTGTGCTGGACGAGCAGGCTGGTTTGCCGGACTTGATTGTTATTGACGGTGGCAAAGGGCAATTAAGTGCGGCCTGTGAAGCTCTTAAAGAGCTAGACCTATACGGTAAGGTGCCCATCATCGGCATCGCCAAGCGCCTGGAGGAAATCTATTTTCCGGAAGACAGCCTGCCACTTTACATCGATAAGAAATCCGAATCGCTGAAACTGATTCAGCGCATTCGCGATGAAGCCCACCGGTTTGCCATTACCTACCACCGTGACAAACGCAGCCGGAACAGTCTGATTAGTGAACTGGAAAATATTGAGGGAATTGGCAAGAAAACGGCGGCTAAGCTACTCAAAGTTTTTAAGGGTGTTAAGAAGATCCGGGAAGCACCCATCGAAGATGTAGCCACCGTGGTTGGCAACGATAAAGCCCAGAAGATTAAAGAATACTTTACTACCATTGATCAATAA
- a CDS encoding penicillin-binding protein 1A encodes MFELQPGLYRRLIARLWKWTLAGILLLVLYIVAVSFNFLWLFGGMPGLKALENPQSYQASEIYTEDGVLLSKYYLENRTPIEISQVSPNVISALLATEDARFMKHSGIDARSIFRAVNGVLTGRSSSGGGSTLTQQVAKNLFETRTEKFRGLLGKIPYVRVLIDKTKEWILAVRLERNYTKQEILMMYLNTVSFGNNTFGIKTAAKTYFNKEPWQLNVEEAALLVGMLQNPSRFNPRLYEERSQVRRNVVLFQMRKYGFLTDDQFNTYKQKPISLDFNIENQNTGRAAYFRSVIREDIQKWLDNYNETHPEEELDLYTSGLKIRTTIDSRLQKYAEEAVYEHMREQQRKFYEHWRGRNPWVFKAKDGKFREIPGFVEQAARRTPRYIALKREYGDDEKAIWAEMRKPVKMKVFVYGGRRNEKDTVMSPLDSIRYYKRFLNVGFMSMDPRNGHVKAWVGGINFKYFKFDHVKQAKRQPGSTFKPFVYLTAIDKNFLTPCDRVTDQPVRFEPYEDNNGPRPWVPHNSNNKWSYQPLSLRQALGRSINSVSAQLIKQAKSASVVEYAHKLGIESDLTANPTLCLGTSDVSVYEMVAAYCTFANAGYRVKPLTVLEIRDKNGNLLTSFFAENKLVINANTAYQMLYLMRGAVEDADGTSQRLRTQYKLMEGGNEIAAKTGTTSSYSDGWFMGMTQNLVSGLWVGGDERSIHFRDMALGQGARVAMPAWGMYMQKVYTDPSLKRSYPRVPFRKPDGFNLSLDCSGYAIDSSQRYIPPKVVESEEEEILN; translated from the coding sequence ATGTTTGAGCTACAACCGGGGTTGTATCGGCGCCTGATTGCAAGACTCTGGAAATGGACCCTGGCCGGTATTTTGCTGCTGGTTCTGTATATTGTTGCCGTTAGCTTTAACTTTCTGTGGCTGTTTGGCGGTATGCCCGGCCTGAAGGCCCTCGAAAACCCGCAGAGCTATCAGGCCTCCGAAATTTACACCGAAGACGGGGTGCTCCTCAGCAAGTATTACCTGGAAAACCGGACGCCCATCGAAATCTCCCAGGTTTCTCCCAACGTCATTTCGGCTCTGCTGGCCACCGAGGATGCCCGTTTCATGAAGCACTCCGGCATCGACGCCCGCAGTATTTTCCGGGCTGTCAACGGGGTTTTGACCGGCCGCAGCAGTTCGGGGGGCGGAAGCACCCTGACGCAGCAGGTTGCCAAAAACCTCTTTGAGACCCGTACCGAGAAGTTCCGCGGTCTGTTGGGCAAAATACCTTACGTGCGCGTGCTGATCGACAAAACCAAAGAGTGGATTCTGGCCGTGCGGCTGGAGCGCAACTACACCAAGCAGGAAATCCTGATGATGTACCTCAATACGGTATCGTTTGGCAACAACACCTTTGGCATCAAGACGGCGGCTAAAACCTATTTCAACAAAGAGCCCTGGCAACTGAACGTGGAGGAAGCGGCTCTGCTGGTGGGTATGCTTCAGAACCCTTCCCGCTTCAATCCGCGGCTCTACGAAGAACGCTCGCAGGTGCGCCGGAATGTGGTCCTGTTTCAGATGCGGAAGTACGGCTTTCTGACCGATGATCAATTCAATACCTATAAGCAGAAACCGATCAGCCTGGACTTCAACATTGAAAACCAGAACACGGGCCGGGCGGCTTACTTTCGTTCGGTGATCCGGGAGGATATTCAGAAGTGGCTGGACAACTACAACGAAACTCATCCCGAAGAGGAGCTAGATCTCTACACGAGCGGTCTGAAAATCCGGACCACCATCGATTCGCGGCTACAGAAGTACGCCGAAGAAGCCGTATATGAGCACATGCGCGAGCAGCAGCGGAAATTTTACGAACACTGGCGTGGGCGCAACCCGTGGGTGTTCAAGGCCAAAGACGGCAAATTCCGCGAGATTCCCGGTTTTGTTGAGCAGGCTGCCCGGCGTACCCCCCGCTACATTGCCCTGAAACGCGAATACGGCGATGATGAAAAGGCAATCTGGGCCGAAATGCGCAAACCCGTCAAGATGAAAGTGTTTGTGTACGGAGGCCGCCGGAATGAGAAGGACACCGTCATGAGTCCGCTCGATTCGATCAGGTATTACAAGCGGTTTCTGAACGTAGGCTTTATGTCGATGGACCCGCGCAACGGCCACGTCAAAGCCTGGGTGGGCGGTATCAACTTCAAGTACTTTAAGTTCGACCACGTTAAGCAGGCCAAGCGCCAGCCCGGATCGACCTTCAAACCGTTTGTTTACCTGACGGCCATTGACAAAAACTTTCTAACGCCCTGTGATCGGGTTACCGACCAACCAGTGCGCTTCGAACCGTACGAAGACAACAACGGCCCACGGCCCTGGGTCCCACACAATTCCAACAACAAGTGGAGTTACCAGCCCCTGTCGCTGCGGCAGGCGCTGGGTCGTTCCATCAACTCCGTAAGCGCCCAGCTGATCAAGCAGGCCAAGTCGGCTTCCGTTGTCGAATACGCGCACAAACTGGGGATTGAGAGCGACCTGACGGCGAATCCTACCCTGTGTCTGGGCACCAGCGATGTATCGGTATACGAAATGGTGGCGGCCTACTGCACCTTTGCCAACGCCGGTTATCGGGTAAAACCGTTGACGGTTCTGGAAATAAGGGACAAAAACGGCAATCTGCTGACGAGCTTCTTTGCCGAAAACAAGCTGGTGATTAACGCCAATACAGCGTATCAAATGCTGTATCTGATGCGGGGGGCCGTAGAAGACGCCGATGGTACGTCGCAGCGGCTCAGGACCCAGTACAAACTGATGGAAGGTGGCAATGAAATTGCGGCCAAAACCGGGACGACCTCCAGTTACTCGGATGGCTGGTTCATGGGCATGACGCAGAATCTGGTGTCGGGCCTGTGGGTGGGTGGCGATGAGCGGAGTATTCACTTCCGGGATATGGCCCTGGGCCAGGGAGCTCGGGTGGCGATGCCGGCCTGGGGCATGTACATGCAGAAAGTGTACACGGACCCTTCCCTGAAACGCTCCTACCCCCGCGTTCCGTTCCGGAAACCCGATGGGTTTAATCTTTCGCTCGATTGCAGCGGGTATGCCATCGACTCCAGCCAGCGCTACATTCCGCCCAAAGTGGTGGAGTCGGAAGAAGAGGAAATTTTGAATTAG
- a CDS encoding glycerate kinase, with product MKILLAPDKFKGSLTARQVCDAMTEGIRLATPEARIIALPMADGGEGTAEVLTLATAGAWLPVPVLDPLGRLIEAFYGISSDQRTAFIEMSQASGLRLLQPQEYNPLQTHTFGTGQLILHALQQGVSHLILGIGGSATNDGGTGMAAALGWRFLDNQGEPLRPCGGNLTQISRILPPAQPLRLTVEVACDVTNPLIGPNGAAAIYGPQKGASAEEITILDKGLRHLAGLIYDQFGIALAEVPGAGAAGGLGAGALFFLNATLKEGVKLVMEQTHFADHLPDTDLVLTGEGKFDHQTLQGKLISGIAGQAHQAGVPVIALCGTLEAHPEAIAALGLTAAFSVLTHPQSLDEALSSAYQAVRQTTFNLIRLFYSSSERA from the coding sequence ATGAAAATTCTGCTGGCTCCGGATAAATTCAAAGGCTCTCTCACCGCCCGCCAGGTTTGTGACGCCATGACCGAAGGAATCCGGCTGGCCACCCCCGAAGCCCGCATCATCGCTCTCCCAATGGCCGACGGAGGAGAAGGTACCGCGGAAGTTCTCACCCTGGCGACTGCCGGTGCGTGGCTTCCCGTTCCGGTACTGGACCCGCTCGGGCGACTCATCGAAGCCTTTTACGGTATTTCCTCCGACCAACGGACGGCTTTTATCGAAATGTCGCAGGCGTCCGGTCTGCGCCTGCTGCAACCACAGGAGTACAATCCGCTACAGACCCATACGTTCGGAACGGGTCAACTGATCCTTCACGCGTTGCAACAGGGGGTATCACACCTGATTCTCGGCATTGGGGGAAGTGCAACCAACGATGGTGGGACTGGAATGGCAGCTGCGCTCGGGTGGCGGTTTTTAGACAACCAGGGGGAACCGCTTCGCCCTTGTGGCGGAAATCTCACCCAAATTAGCCGCATCCTCCCTCCTGCTCAACCTCTTCGTTTAACGGTAGAGGTAGCCTGCGATGTAACAAATCCGCTCATCGGTCCGAACGGAGCGGCCGCGATCTATGGCCCTCAAAAGGGCGCATCCGCCGAAGAGATAACTATTCTGGACAAGGGTCTGCGTCACCTGGCCGGCTTGATTTACGATCAATTCGGGATTGCATTGGCTGAAGTTCCGGGGGCAGGAGCCGCCGGGGGCCTGGGAGCCGGAGCCTTATTCTTTTTGAACGCTACTCTAAAAGAAGGTGTCAAGCTCGTGATGGAACAAACTCATTTTGCTGACCACCTGCCGGATACCGACTTGGTGTTGACCGGCGAAGGAAAATTTGACCACCAAACGTTACAGGGCAAGCTGATCAGCGGTATCGCCGGTCAGGCCCATCAGGCGGGTGTTCCGGTTATCGCTCTCTGCGGAACGCTCGAAGCCCATCCGGAAGCTATTGCTGCGCTGGGCCTGACGGCGGCCTTCTCGGTCTTAACGCATCCCCAGTCGCTCGACGAAGCGCTCAGCTCCGCTTACCAGGCTGTTCGGCAGACAACTTTTAACCTCATCCGTTTGTTTTATAGTAGTAGTGAACGTGCCTAA
- a CDS encoding AtpZ/AtpI family protein produces METDQPNSDEPKKPFKEDPRRANTFIQYSSIGFQMLATIGLGVWGGLKLDEWQGNQKPIWTLVLSLFAIGSSLYLFIRSLPKQP; encoded by the coding sequence ATGGAAACCGATCAGCCAAATTCCGACGAACCTAAAAAACCGTTTAAAGAAGATCCCCGACGCGCTAATACGTTTATTCAGTACTCGTCTATTGGTTTCCAGATGCTGGCTACCATTGGTCTGGGAGTTTGGGGCGGTTTAAAACTGGATGAATGGCAGGGCAACCAGAAACCGATCTGGACGCTGGTGTTGTCGCTATTTGCGATTGGTTCATCCTTGTACCTGTTTATCCGTAGTTTACCCAAACAACCTTAG
- the porW gene encoding type IX secretion system periplasmic lipoprotein PorW/SprE, translating to MTVWLCGCSQYSTKKLPVAYHNLNARFNAYLIARDRLRDVERYRLKTYQENYNQPLPILLPLDSTKLEPVRAQLDDAIKKASLVAERHQNSKWLDDSYILLGMARLYRQDYGNAIEVFKYVNTKGEGVDEKHEALIGLMRTYIEVGDYTNGLNVAEYLRAQPLNTINTRNYYLTKAYLHQKRQEYAVSAALLDATFPLLKKGETTARLHLIAGQMYDLIKKPDQALEHYRQVLRNSPNYEQSFYATIYSIQGGRTSSERFSRMLNDRKNNDLRDKIYYTMGLLEARNQRYPKAIEYWKKSIKETTTNTSQIPYTYQEMGRVYFENLQDFPTAKAYFDSALALLPQQSADYRALADRKVSLDDLVEQQQTIQVEDSLQRLAQLNPAALDRKLDQVIDLKLKQQQDMIAQAQALAAQAANRPATTSDIPADQRWVLYNPILVTQGRAEFNQKWGNRPLEDNWRRIQKETAAQALAEPAPQTGSLPNAPLSDGTNSTLTTLSESERRAQKDALYASLPLTPEALKQSNQRLEEAYYRLGKLYKFQFNQPDQAIPTFETLLSRYPNTPVKPEVYYLLMLSNDQLNRPSSWKEKLLAEFPTSSYARQVGKGTNETHTATGESEAQRTYTQVYNLYKANNLSEALSRAEASMSALTGSLIEDKMAVLRVILIGKVRGVEPYRQALIEFIRDYPTSPLLPKVKEMQVAAEQPTAKRK from the coding sequence ATGACGGTTTGGCTATGTGGCTGTTCACAATATAGCACCAAAAAATTACCGGTTGCCTACCATAATTTGAACGCCCGCTTCAACGCTTACCTCATCGCCCGCGACCGACTCCGGGATGTGGAACGGTATCGACTCAAGACCTATCAGGAAAATTATAACCAGCCGCTGCCCATTCTGTTGCCGCTCGATTCTACAAAATTAGAGCCGGTTAGGGCGCAGCTCGACGACGCCATCAAGAAAGCATCGCTGGTTGCCGAACGGCACCAGAACAGCAAGTGGCTCGACGACAGCTACATTCTCCTCGGCATGGCCCGTTTATACCGCCAGGACTACGGCAATGCCATAGAAGTTTTTAAGTACGTTAACACGAAAGGCGAAGGCGTGGACGAAAAACACGAAGCGCTGATTGGTCTGATGCGAACGTACATTGAAGTTGGAGATTACACGAACGGCTTAAACGTGGCCGAATACCTGCGCGCTCAGCCGTTGAACACGATAAACACGAGGAATTATTACCTGACCAAAGCTTATCTGCACCAGAAAAGACAGGAATACGCCGTTTCGGCGGCCCTGCTGGATGCCACTTTTCCGCTCCTGAAAAAGGGCGAAACGACGGCCCGACTGCACCTGATCGCGGGTCAGATGTACGATCTGATCAAAAAGCCCGACCAGGCCCTGGAGCATTACCGGCAGGTATTGCGAAACAGCCCGAATTACGAACAATCCTTTTACGCGACTATTTATTCTATTCAGGGGGGCAGAACCAGTAGCGAACGGTTTAGCCGAATGCTGAACGACCGCAAGAATAACGACCTGCGCGACAAGATTTATTATACGATGGGTTTGCTGGAAGCCCGCAACCAACGCTACCCCAAAGCCATCGAATACTGGAAAAAGTCGATTAAGGAAACGACCACCAACACCAGCCAGATTCCCTATACCTATCAGGAAATGGGCCGGGTGTATTTTGAGAATCTGCAGGATTTTCCGACCGCCAAAGCCTATTTCGACAGTGCCCTGGCCCTCTTGCCCCAGCAGTCGGCCGATTACCGGGCTCTGGCCGATCGGAAAGTTTCCCTGGATGATTTGGTGGAGCAGCAGCAGACCATTCAGGTAGAGGACAGTTTGCAACGGCTCGCCCAACTGAATCCGGCGGCTTTGGACCGCAAGCTGGATCAGGTTATCGATCTGAAGCTGAAACAACAGCAGGACATGATCGCCCAGGCACAGGCCCTGGCGGCTCAGGCGGCTAACCGCCCCGCAACGACCTCAGACATCCCGGCCGATCAGCGGTGGGTATTGTACAATCCGATCCTTGTTACGCAAGGACGGGCGGAGTTCAACCAGAAGTGGGGTAACCGGCCGCTGGAAGACAACTGGCGACGGATTCAGAAAGAAACGGCCGCTCAGGCGCTGGCCGAACCCGCCCCGCAGACCGGTTCGTTACCCAATGCTCCCCTTTCCGATGGTACCAACAGTACGCTGACTACCTTGTCGGAATCGGAGCGGAGAGCGCAGAAAGACGCTCTGTACGCCAGTCTTCCCTTAACGCCTGAAGCGTTGAAGCAGTCTAACCAACGGCTGGAAGAAGCGTATTACCGGCTGGGTAAGTTGTATAAATTTCAGTTTAACCAGCCCGACCAGGCCATTCCGACGTTTGAAACATTGCTGAGCCGGTATCCGAACACACCTGTCAAACCGGAAGTTTACTACCTGTTGATGCTTTCGAACGACCAGTTGAATCGCCCGTCAAGCTGGAAGGAAAAATTGCTGGCCGAATTTCCGACCTCCTCGTATGCCCGCCAGGTTGGAAAGGGTACAAACGAAACGCACACGGCTACCGGCGAAAGTGAGGCTCAGCGAACCTACACGCAGGTTTACAACCTGTATAAAGCCAACAATTTAAGCGAAGCCCTGAGCCGGGCCGAAGCCTCCATGAGTGCCCTGACAGGCAGCCTGATTGAAGATAAAATGGCCGTTTTGCGGGTCATTCTAATTGGAAAAGTCCGGGGGGTTGAGCCCTACCGTCAGGCCCTGATTGAGTTCATCCGCGATTACCCGACCAGCCCATTGCTTCCGAAAGTGAAAGAAATGCAGGTAGCCGCCGAGCAACCTACCGCCAAACGAAAATAG
- the porM gene encoding type IX secretion system motor protein PorM/GldM, with amino-acid sequence MAGGKETPRQKMIGMMYLVLTAMLALQVSSALLEKFILLNNSLETSTGSASRINQSTLDNIKATVDKSGNRASDLAIVKQAQEVREITSDIVAQLDALKEQIINEAGGGLDEQGNIKNPSEETKVGAIMIGNNKNGKAYELQNKLNQYTQQLQKYNPNAKFTPLAVDAKDDPIASRSKEQRNKDFAELNFEQTPVPAALAVLSQRQSDVRRMEGEVLDYLAGKVGAQDIKFDKILAMVSMESKVVVAGTKFKGQMFLAASSSGITPRMSLNGGAVRVVNGVGNIEFTAQGGTYDKNGLARRALTGSISYQAPDGMKTVNFNQEYFVAKPSYEIETASMPPLYLGCANKLSIQSPQLGALWNPSFTANGATVLESGERGKITVIPTSAQVSLNVNNGGSLLGTNQFKVNRVPRPTLRVYAGGAEIDERRGMPVSAVRSIQVRAIPDESFKNFMPDDAKFRVKGFTVRLAQGSRPIGPPVTLGPNGGSIGSLASEAQPGMRYSIEVEGVERQNFRGEISEVPVTQKYYTINLY; translated from the coding sequence ATGGCAGGAGGAAAAGAAACACCCCGGCAGAAGATGATCGGGATGATGTATCTGGTATTGACGGCTATGCTTGCTTTGCAGGTTAGTTCGGCCTTGCTGGAAAAATTTATTCTGCTGAACAATAGCCTTGAAACGTCTACGGGTTCAGCCAGCCGAATTAACCAGTCGACGCTCGATAATATCAAAGCTACGGTTGACAAATCGGGTAATCGAGCTTCAGATTTAGCAATTGTAAAGCAAGCCCAGGAAGTTCGTGAAATTACCTCAGACATCGTTGCTCAGTTGGACGCGCTCAAAGAGCAAATCATCAACGAAGCGGGCGGTGGGCTTGACGAACAGGGCAACATCAAAAATCCCAGCGAAGAAACCAAAGTTGGAGCTATCATGATTGGCAACAACAAAAATGGTAAAGCGTACGAGTTGCAGAACAAACTGAACCAGTACACACAGCAATTACAAAAATACAATCCAAATGCGAAGTTTACGCCGTTGGCCGTCGATGCAAAAGATGATCCAATCGCCAGCCGTTCGAAAGAGCAACGTAATAAAGACTTTGCTGAGCTAAACTTTGAGCAGACGCCGGTTCCGGCGGCTTTGGCCGTACTGAGCCAGCGCCAATCGGATGTCCGTCGGATGGAAGGCGAAGTACTGGATTACCTGGCTGGCAAAGTGGGGGCGCAGGATATTAAATTCGACAAAATTTTGGCAATGGTCAGTATGGAGTCGAAGGTTGTAGTAGCCGGTACGAAGTTCAAAGGCCAAATGTTCCTGGCGGCTTCGTCAAGCGGTATCACACCCCGTATGAGTCTGAATGGAGGAGCCGTTCGTGTGGTAAACGGTGTGGGTAACATTGAGTTTACTGCTCAGGGTGGTACCTATGATAAAAACGGTTTGGCGCGTCGTGCACTGACTGGTTCAATTAGCTATCAGGCACCAGACGGTATGAAAACCGTCAACTTTAATCAGGAGTATTTTGTGGCCAAACCGTCGTACGAAATCGAGACGGCTTCTATGCCTCCTTTGTACCTGGGCTGCGCCAACAAACTGAGCATTCAAAGCCCGCAATTAGGGGCCCTGTGGAATCCGTCGTTTACGGCCAATGGAGCCACGGTTCTGGAAAGCGGAGAGCGGGGAAAAATCACGGTTATTCCAACGTCTGCCCAAGTTAGCTTGAACGTTAACAACGGTGGTAGCTTGCTGGGTACAAACCAGTTTAAAGTAAACCGCGTACCACGTCCGACACTGCGAGTGTACGCTGGTGGAGCCGAAATCGACGAGCGCCGGGGTATGCCCGTTTCAGCGGTTCGGTCTATTCAGGTTCGGGCTATTCCTGATGAAAGCTTTAAAAACTTCATGCCGGACGATGCTAAGTTCCGGGTAAAGGGTTTTACGGTTCGTTTGGCTCAGGGAAGCCGTCCCATTGGTCCTCCCGTTACACTGGGGCCTAACGGTGGTTCCATTGGATCATTGGCTTCCGAAGCGCAACCTGGTATGCGGTACAGCATTGAAGTAGAAGGGGTAGAACGTCAGAACTTTAGGGGCGAAATCAGTGAAGTTCCGGTTACTCAAAAATATTATACAATTAACTTGTATTAA